The DNA segment GATCTTTCGGATCCCCTGCTCGGTCAGGGTCGTTCCGGCCATGTCCACCTCCGCTCTGGGCAGCACCACATGCGCGCCGGCACCGTCGCGCACAACGAGCATGCTGTCAGAACACCCGATGTCTCGGGAAGGGGTGACCTCGCCGAGATGTGATCAGGGCGCGGGTGGCTGTGTCGGGAGCCGGGTCGGCGTTGGTACGGCGGCGATCCATCGACGTAGGACGCTGTACTCGCATTTTCGGCCTCATTTTGCGAGTAGCGCGTCCGATGTTGCCGGTTCTACGGCGCGGGCACGGAGATCCGTCGACTTGGGTGCGGGTCGGCGAGTAGCGCGTCCGATGTCAGCCGCCCGAGGCGGCGGGCTGGGTCAGGTCAGGCCGGTGACCCGCAGTGTGAGGTTGAGCCGCCCGGTGGGCAGCCCCGACTCCGGATCGGCGGTGCCTGGATAGACCTTCGGTACGCCGTGGAAGGCCATGCGGGACGGCCCGCCGAAGACGAACAGATCACCGGAGGCCAATTCAACGTCGGTGTAGGGCTTGCTGCGGTTGGTCGTGTTGCCGAACCGGAAGCGGCA comes from the Mycobacteriales bacterium genome and includes:
- a CDS encoding alpha-ketoglutarate-dependent dioxygenase AlkB → CRFRFGNTTNRSKPYTDVELASGDLFVFGGPSRMAFHGVPKVYPGTADPESGLPTGRLNLTLRVTGLT